From Mytilus galloprovincialis chromosome 9, xbMytGall1.hap1.1, whole genome shotgun sequence, the proteins below share one genomic window:
- the LOC143046877 gene encoding uncharacterized protein LOC143046877, which produces MEFNINSIPCGPCHKGEENTKAEVWCYNCDEGLCSICSGHHKRFKGSCDHKTIDIKSYKPSFQAIKTECDKHGQDLILYCPGHLMPCCDECISTSHSRCTGIKSLAGVVEKTKIEKSKKSVETNINDILNVLETLIKTKSKNIKRGENQCESIKKSIKEIRKEINKHLDHLEKKLSQEIDTILNQEKSEATNFLSEIEWKKENLKKIKRNLQTVTTNTSKLQSFLGEHKIEQQVHQCQRYVEDLENDERTKEFDMNLKQNDEIENILNKLESLESLGEVIVIKTDIVMNIDKSVKRGAQVKSQEQSNINNMEMNIETKIEINWRSPICDMICLMDGRFIIVKGGGRVYLLSSDGKLQKQLPIPGVPRSVTQINQNTVAMTYPHEKVIKIINTENDTVIEFITLEKECLGLSFSNNSLSVGFDDGEIRIIDFEGNTLNSIQVKSKSRLTQLVYCNDRVIYSDGVGEAVCCYDGSGKQIWQYTQDLKGPEGLCIDNYGNIIVADIWNNKIIVISKDGQNGKVLISEEDGLENPMCICFNPNESSGFICDHLCTYLAKFNLYHR; this is translated from the coding sequence ATGGAATTCAATATCAATTCTATACCATGTGGACCTTGTCACAAAGGAGAAGAAAACACTAAAGCTGAAGTCTGGTGTTACAACTGTGATGAAGGATTATGTTCAATATGTTCTGGTCATCATAAAAGATTCAAAGGATCATGTGATCATAAGACCATCGATATCAAAAGTTATAAACCATCCTTCCAAGCCATTAAAACAGAATGTGACAAACATGGTCAAGACCTTATTTTGTACTGTCCTGGTCATTTAATGCCTTGCTGTGATGAATGTATTTCAACCAGTCATTCAAGATGTACTGGAATAAAAAGTTTAGCAGGTGTCGTGGAAAAAacgaaaattgaaaaatcaaagaaATCTGTAGAGACAAACATAAATGATATCTTAAATGTATTGGAAACATTAATTAAAACCAAATCCAAAAACATTAAAAGAGGTGAAAATCAGTGTGAAAGtataaaaaagtcaataaaaGAAATTCGTAAGGAAATTAATAAACATTTAGACCACCTTGAGAAAAAATTGTCCCAAGAAATAGATACTATTTTAAATCAGGAAAAATCAGAAGCAACTAATTTCCTTTCTGAAATTGAATGGAAAAAGGAAAacttgaagaaaataaaaaggaATTTACAAACAGTCACAACGAATACTTCTAAACTACAATCATTTCTTGGTGAACATAAGATTGAACAACAAGTACATCAATGTCAACGATATGTTGAAGATCTTGAAAATGATGAGAGGACCAAAGAATTTGACATGAATTTGAAGCAAAATGATGAAATAGAAAATATACTGAACAAATTAGAATCATTAGAATCCTTAGGAGAAGTCATTGTTATAAAAACAGACATAGTCATGAATATAGACAAGAGTGTGAAGAGGGGAGCACAAGTTAAATCACAAGAACAATCCAACATAAACAACATGGAAATGAATATTGAGACAAAGATAGAGATCAACTGGAGGAGTCCAATATGTGATATGATTTGTCTGATGGATGGAAGATTTATAATAGTGAAAGGGGGCGGTCGAGTTTACCTACTTAGTTCTGATGGCAAACTTCAAAAACAGTTACCTATACCTGGTGTACCGAGGAGTGTCACACAGATCAACCAGAACACTGTTGCCATGACTTATCCTCATGAGAAAGTCATTAAGATTATCAATACGGAGAATGATACAGTTATCGAGTTTATCACATTAGAAAAAGAATGTTTGGGACTATCATTCTCTAATAATTCTCTGTCTGTAGGTTTTGATGATGGTGAAATTCGTATTATAGACTTTGAAGGTAATACACTAAATTCAATACAGGTTAAGAGTAAATCACGCCTGACTCAGCTTGTTTATTGTAATGACAGAGTAATCTATAGTGATGGTGTTGGTGAAGCAGTATGCTGTTATGATGGCTCAGGTAAACAGATCTGGCAATATACACAGGATTTAAAGGGACCAGAAGGACTTTGTATAGATAATTATGGTAACATTATTGTAGCAGACATatggaataataaaataatagTAATATCAAAAGATGGACAGAATGGTAAAGTACTGATTAGTGAAGAGGATGGACTTGAGAATCCtatgtgtatttgttttaatcCCAATGAGTCATCAGGTTTTATTTGTGATCACCTTTGTACATACTTggcaaaatttaatttatatcaCAGATAA